A single window of Ictalurus punctatus breed USDA103 chromosome 27, Coco_2.0, whole genome shotgun sequence DNA harbors:
- the nhsb gene encoding actin remodeling regulator NHS isoform X1, which translates to MQTLPRKVIQQERPSREVESQPAQRKHERSRPTSPTTCCVFIPWMRKVGTNTNTDGELVALGHRPKCPIPNVPTTLDKQTNWSKALPLPTPDERVKNESQVISSCIIPINVTGAGFDREASARCSLVHSQSVLQRRRKLRRRKTITGIPRRVQQDMDSDESPVARERSTVAHGNQHMSLYQEELSLSGRTLNTKDSGCQTDDFLIAAPSRRRIRAQRGQGIPASLSHSTGNITSLPDRSDPTYTTALGTRLRSRSLPREGSRLRDNEQDDSDDDDDDDDDEEDDEELSPYEPEDFLPGPGRRMLKDEEESTDDQAMPELQLESLKRIQHGGSPENAWIERGRSRLPRNSDMGSCEISSSSDTFSSPIHSVSTTGVLGSQIDHKEDHQSSSGNWSGSSSTCPSQTSETLPPAASPPLTGSSHCDSELSLNTGSHIIDDTTGFIIDPYHMDRSQGQGHRSSSFTSSATDQMDDAGVSTASDGEWNCNQDQQDQPCPPDFSPKRSREDESGISCPSYSSGETYECFSGQTSGETLESSTHYTVDTEGFYTSVHLDCGFKGSRSYCNYAAIDPDCGPSGNIAPGMGEYPQPDYKGVSTLGRGCLSLRKPKAKPPPPKRSSSLKETNSSVDVQEQNEPKITSELPLPLSSREMKLQLELAGSDRHLDTAGLCDKQLGTWGLENIREMLDCSSPFSSSDTHSFKDEGAVQSDYADLWLLNDLKSSDPYRSLSNSSTATGTTVIECVKSPENLATQACCPRSRPTSPTLPPQEGDFRLGSPERLAALASPSSGYSSQSETPTSSFPSAFFPAPLSPTNGKRKPKVPERKSSLSSLQQQQQLAHRDASSSCRRDMDSQAPPSHLDLSALHTKPFAHRNQIHLLHQNKQKAAAAAAALAEARAAASAEASSSSHTAITATVLRSVHLRSTDKPAEGNHGSEHSNADQSTRPKCPTVTVETMPADNRYNRKPPAYKPPAVQQCESQCPPPEAIVIQHEGIKIRQERHGPGTYWAMTAFRTPVQPTNGQEDFLTPTAQACETHDAQQEAECNRCTDEEQALSDESVKCEHSQAPRPQPLAEPSLKLSSTLSPPAYSEIRRSDFVLCNSPDKLPARSLESSSHTYTMGDIKSKEEAYETCVTTRSASHDGHEDESTPDTEDYFSKDSTPSDNSNSPLTDDSKFDDDSIFPSPNKLRTTEDLFAMIHRSKRKVLGRKDSGELNGKSRLGVAPVTGPVSHPVTCPIIPTIPAPASGSQRAPGPIYRSAKKSSTSNEEFKLLLLKKGSRTDSSYRMSATEILKSPITPKSPGEIEASRQPEEPPSPMQESPASTEPLPSTFPKANIEGFSTKTLTMSAASRQGRSRVPPAASSSRYSTRSRLYTAPMQAISEGETENSDGSPHDDRSS; encoded by the exons ATGCAGACTCTCCCCAGGAAAGTTATCCAG CAGGAGAGACCTTCGAGGGAGGTGGAGTCTCAGCCAGCACAGAGAaag catgAGCGTTCTCGTCCCACCTCCCCTACAACGTGTTGCGTGTTCATCCCCTGGATGCGAAAG GTTGGAACCAATACAAATACAGACGGGGAGTTGGTGGCCCTGGGCCACAGACCGAAGTGTCCCATTCCCAACGTTCCCACGACACTGGACAAGCAGACCAACTGGTCGAAAGCCCTTCCACTCCCCACACCAGATGAAAGGGTGAAGAATGAGTCTCAAGTCATCTCATCCTGCATCATCCCTATCAATGTTACTG GTGCAGGCTTTGACCGAGAAGCCAGTGCTCGCTGCTCGTTGGTTCATTCCCAGTCTGTGTTGCAGCGGCGAAGGAAACTAAGGAGGCGGAAAACTATCACAGGCATTCCCAGACGAGTGCAACAAGACATGG ACTCAGATGAATCTCCTGTGGCCAGAGAACGATCTACGGTAGCCCACGGCAACCAACACATGTCCCTGTACCAGGAGGAGCTGTCACTTAGTGGCCGGACACTAAACACCAAGGACTCTGGCTGCCAGACCGATGACTTCTTGATTGCTGCTCCATCCCGTAGGCGTATCCGTGCACAGAGGGGCCAAGGAATTCCAGCTTCCCTCTCCCACTCCACTGGTAATATCACTTCATTACCAGATCGTTCGGATCCAACCTACACCACTGCTTTGGGCACTCGTCTGCGTTCAAGAAGTTTGCCCCGAGAAGGAAGTCGGCTCCGGGACAATGAGCAAGATGAcagcgatgatgatgatgatgatgatgatgatgaggaagatgacGAAGAGCTCTCTCCTTATGAGCCTGAGGACTTCCTTCCAGGTCCAGGACGGAGGATGCTcaaggatgaggaggagagcACAGATGACCAAGCCATGCCAGAGCTCCAGTTGGAAAGTTTAAAGCGGATACAGCATGGAGGTAGTCCTGAAAATGCTTGGATTGAGAGGGGTAGGTCTCGGCTTCCGCGTAACTCTGACATGGGAAGCTGTGAGATCTCCTCCAGCTCAGACACCTTCAGCAGCCCCATCCACTCTGTCTCGACCACAGGTGTGCTTGGCAGCCAAATTGACCACAAAGAAGACCATCAGTCTTCGAGTGGAAACTGGAGCGGAAGCAGCTCAACATGCCCTTCACAGACCTCAGAAACACTACCACCAGCTGCCTCACCTCCCTTGACTGGTTCTTCACACTGTGATTCAGAACTGTCTCTCAACACTGGGTCTCATATAATTGACGATACTACTGGCTTCATTATTGACCCCTACCACATGGACAGGTCACAAGGTCAGGGACACAGGTCTAGTTCATTCACTTCTTCAGCTACAGATCAGATGGATGATGCAGGTGTTAGTACTGCTAGTGATGGGGAGTGGAACTGCAACCAGGACCAGCAGGATCAACCCTGTCCTCCAGACTTTAGCCCAAAGCGCTCTCGAGAAGATGAGAGTGGTATAAGTTGTCCCAGTTATTCTAGTGGAGAAACTTATGAATGCTTTAGTGGGCAAACTTCGGGTGAAACATTAGAGAGCTCTACACATTACACTGTTGACACGGAAGGCTTCTACACCTCTGTTCACTTGGACTGTGGTTTTAAAGGTAGCAGAAGCTATTGCAACTATGCAGCCATTGACCCCGACTGTGGCCCAAGTGGGAACATTGCACCTGGCATGGGTGAATACCCTCAACCAGATTACAAGGGAGTGAGTACACTTGGAAGAGGGTGTCTTTCTTTAAGAAAACCAAAGGCTAAGCCACCCCCACCAAAACGTAGCTCTTCTTTAAAGGAAACGAACAGCAGTGTGGATGTTCAAGAGCAGAATGAACCAAAGATTACTAGTGAGCTGCCCCTGCCTTTGTCTTCCAGGGAGATGAAGCTGCAGCTGGAGTTGGCTGGTTCTGACAGGCACCTTGACACTGCAGGTCTCTGTGACAAGCAGCTTGGCACCTGGGGTCTAGAGAATATCAGAGAAATGCTAGACTGCTCCTCTCCATTTAGTTCTTCTGACACACATTCTTTTAAGGATGAGGGTGCTGTGCAGTCAGACTATGCAGACCTTTGGCTCCTTAATGACTTGAAATCCAGTGATCCTTACAGGTCACTGTCCAACTCCAGCACTGCTACGGGTACAACAGTTATTGAATGTGTCAAGTCACCAGAGAATCTGGCAACTCAGGCCTGTTGCCCCAGGTCAAGACCCACCTCACCAACACTTCCACCACAAGAAGGTGACTTCAGACTGGGCTCTCCTGAGAGACTTGCAGCATTGGCATCCCCATCAAGTGGATATTCCAGTCAGTCAGAGACACCTACATCTTCCTTTCCATCTGCATTCTTCCCAGCTCCACTTTCCCCAACCAATGGCAAGAGGAAACCCAAAGTGCCAGAAAGAAAatcatcactctcctctcttcaacagcagcagcagcttgcCCATCGAGATGCAAGCTCTTCCTGCAGGAGAGATATGGATTCCCAGGCACCACCTAGTCACCTTGACCTAAGTGCTCTTCACACCAAGCCCTTTGCCCACAGGAACCAGATACACCTCCTTCATCAGAACAAACAGAaagcagctgcagcagcagctGCATTAGCAGAAGCTCGTGCTGCTGCAAGTGCAGAGGCTTCAAGCTCAAGCCACACGGCAATCACTGCAACTGTTCTGAGGTCAGTTCATCTGCGATCTACTGATAAACCAGCAGAGGGCAACCATGGTTCTGAGCACTCTAATGCTGATCAATCAACTCGACCCAAGTGTCCCACAGTAACAGTTGAGACTATGCCTGCTGACAATAGGTATAACAGGAAACCACCAGCCTACAAACCACCTGCTGTGCAGCAGTGTGAATCTCAGTGCCCACCTCCAGAAGCCATTGTTATACAACATGAGGGGATTAAAATCAGGCAGGAAAGGCATGGCCCGGGAACGTACTGGGCCATGACAGCATTCAGAACACCTGTGCAACCAACCAACGGACAAGAAGACTTCTTAACCCCAACAGCCCAGGCTTGTGAGACGCATGATGCTCAGCAAGAAGCAGAGTGCAAcaggtgtacagatgaggaaCAAGCATTGTCAGATGAAAGTGTTAAATGTGAACACAGTCAAGCACCCAGGCCACAACCTCTGGCAGAACCATCGTTGAAATTGAGCAGCACACTGTCTCCTCCTGCTTACAGTGAAATACGCAGGAGTGACTTTGTACTGTGCAACAGCCCAGATAAATTGCCCGCCAGAAGTTTAGAATCCTcgtcacacacttacacaatgGGTGACATCAAAAGCAAAGAGGAGGCGTATGAGACATGTGTCACTACCAGAAGTGCCTCACATGATGGACACGAGGACGAGTCAACCCCAGACACAGAAGACTACTTCAGCAAAG acTCAACGCCTAGTGACAATTCAAATTCTCCTCTGACTGACGACTCTAAGTTTGATGATGATAGTATATTCCCTTCGCCTAATAAACTACGCACAACTGAAGATCTGTTTGCCATGATACACAG atcgAAGAGGAAAGTTCTTGGGCGGAAAGACTCAGGGGAGCTCAATGGGAAGAGTCGTCTGGGTGTCGCTCCTGTCACTGGTCCAGTTAGTCATCCTGTGACATGTCCAATCATTCCAACTATCCCAGCTCCTGCATCCGGTTCTCAGAGAGCACCAGGACCCATTTACAGGAGTGCCAAAAAATCCAGCACCTCCAATGAGGAGTTTAAGTTACTGCTGCTGAAGAAGGGCAGTCGCACCGACTCCAGTTACCGCATGTCTGCAACAGAAATCCTCAAGAGCCCCATCACTCCCAAGTCCCCAGGTGAAATAGAGGCTTCCAGGCAACCAGAGGAACCCCCTTCACCAATGCAGGAGTCTCCAGCCAGCACAGAGCCACTCCCCAGTACTTTCCCCAAGGCAAATATTGAGGGTTTCTCTACAAAAACCCTTACTATGTCTGCTGCCTCCAGGCAAGGTCGTTCTAGGGTCCCACCTGCAGCCAGCAGCAGCAGGTACAGTACTCGCAGCCGGCTATACACTGCCCCCATGCAGGCAATCTCTGAAGGAGAAACTGAAAACTCTGATGGAAGTCCACATGATGACCGCTCCTCCTAG
- the nhsb gene encoding actin remodeling regulator NHS isoform X2, with protein MPFAKRIVEPQLLCRHAVPNDDGLLFEDLRSISNVALARSLRQLADLARHACSIFQELEDDVVATSQRVRLLQGKIGQMQQTAAALDPKLEAVPVSNLDVESKLTSHYQAPWHQQHSVFHPSTRQPCLEELHRHAQFSLRALHREQRQRSTSRERNRVTISISVAPPMPTFPSPHSIRRQDQRSRHSHMERPSREVESQPAQRKHERSRPTSPTTCCVFIPWMRKVGTNTNTDGELVALGHRPKCPIPNVPTTLDKQTNWSKALPLPTPDERVKNESQVISSCIIPINVTGAGFDREASARCSLVHSQSVLQRRRKLRRRKTITGIPRRVQQDMDSDESPVARERSTVAHGNQHMSLYQEELSLSGRTLNTKDSGCQTDDFLIAAPSRRRIRAQRGQGIPASLSHSTGNITSLPDRSDPTYTTALGTRLRSRSLPREGSRLRDNEQDDSDDDDDDDDDEEDDEELSPYEPEDFLPGPGRRMLKDEEESTDDQAMPELQLESLKRIQHGGSPENAWIERGRSRLPRNSDMGSCEISSSSDTFSSPIHSVSTTGVLGSQIDHKEDHQSSSGNWSGSSSTCPSQTSETLPPAASPPLTGSSHCDSELSLNTGSHIIDDTTGFIIDPYHMDRSQGQGHRSSSFTSSATDQMDDAGVSTASDGEWNCNQDQQDQPCPPDFSPKRSREDESGISCPSYSSGETYECFSGQTSGETLESSTHYTVDTEGFYTSVHLDCGFKGSRSYCNYAAIDPDCGPSGNIAPGMGEYPQPDYKGVSTLGRGCLSLRKPKAKPPPPKRSSSLKETNSSVDVQEQNEPKITSELPLPLSSREMKLQLELAGSDRHLDTAGLCDKQLGTWGLENIREMLDCSSPFSSSDTHSFKDEGAVQSDYADLWLLNDLKSSDPYRSLSNSSTATGTTVIECVKSPENLATQACCPRSRPTSPTLPPQEGDFRLGSPERLAALASPSSGYSSQSETPTSSFPSAFFPAPLSPTNGKRKPKVPERKSSLSSLQQQQQLAHRDASSSCRRDMDSQAPPSHLDLSALHTKPFAHRNQIHLLHQNKQKAAAAAAALAEARAAASAEASSSSHTAITATVLRSVHLRSTDKPAEGNHGSEHSNADQSTRPKCPTVTVETMPADNRYNRKPPAYKPPAVQQCESQCPPPEAIVIQHEGIKIRQERHGPGTYWAMTAFRTPVQPTNGQEDFLTPTAQACETHDAQQEAECNRCTDEEQALSDESVKCEHSQAPRPQPLAEPSLKLSSTLSPPAYSEIRRSDFVLCNSPDKLPARSLESSSHTYTMGDIKSKEEAYETCVTTRSASHDGHEDESTPDTEDYFSKDSTPSDNSNSPLTDDSKFDDDSIFPSPNKLRTTEDLFAMIHRSKRKVLGRKDSGELNGKSRLGVAPVTGPVSHPVTCPIIPTIPAPASGSQRAPGPIYRSAKKSSTSNEEFKLLLLKKGSRTDSSYRMSATEILKSPITPKSPGEIEASRQPEEPPSPMQESPASTEPLPSTFPKANIEGFSTKTLTMSAASRQGRSRVPPAASSSRYSTRSRLYTAPMQAISEGETENSDGSPHDDRSS; from the exons AGCAGCGCCAGCGTTCAACCAGCAGAGAGCGCAATCGGGTCACCATATCCATCTCGGTGGCTCCACCCATGCCCACATTCCCCTCCCCTCACTCCATCAGGAGACAGGACCAGAGGAGTCGACACTCACATATG GAGAGACCTTCGAGGGAGGTGGAGTCTCAGCCAGCACAGAGAaag catgAGCGTTCTCGTCCCACCTCCCCTACAACGTGTTGCGTGTTCATCCCCTGGATGCGAAAG GTTGGAACCAATACAAATACAGACGGGGAGTTGGTGGCCCTGGGCCACAGACCGAAGTGTCCCATTCCCAACGTTCCCACGACACTGGACAAGCAGACCAACTGGTCGAAAGCCCTTCCACTCCCCACACCAGATGAAAGGGTGAAGAATGAGTCTCAAGTCATCTCATCCTGCATCATCCCTATCAATGTTACTG GTGCAGGCTTTGACCGAGAAGCCAGTGCTCGCTGCTCGTTGGTTCATTCCCAGTCTGTGTTGCAGCGGCGAAGGAAACTAAGGAGGCGGAAAACTATCACAGGCATTCCCAGACGAGTGCAACAAGACATGG ACTCAGATGAATCTCCTGTGGCCAGAGAACGATCTACGGTAGCCCACGGCAACCAACACATGTCCCTGTACCAGGAGGAGCTGTCACTTAGTGGCCGGACACTAAACACCAAGGACTCTGGCTGCCAGACCGATGACTTCTTGATTGCTGCTCCATCCCGTAGGCGTATCCGTGCACAGAGGGGCCAAGGAATTCCAGCTTCCCTCTCCCACTCCACTGGTAATATCACTTCATTACCAGATCGTTCGGATCCAACCTACACCACTGCTTTGGGCACTCGTCTGCGTTCAAGAAGTTTGCCCCGAGAAGGAAGTCGGCTCCGGGACAATGAGCAAGATGAcagcgatgatgatgatgatgatgatgatgatgaggaagatgacGAAGAGCTCTCTCCTTATGAGCCTGAGGACTTCCTTCCAGGTCCAGGACGGAGGATGCTcaaggatgaggaggagagcACAGATGACCAAGCCATGCCAGAGCTCCAGTTGGAAAGTTTAAAGCGGATACAGCATGGAGGTAGTCCTGAAAATGCTTGGATTGAGAGGGGTAGGTCTCGGCTTCCGCGTAACTCTGACATGGGAAGCTGTGAGATCTCCTCCAGCTCAGACACCTTCAGCAGCCCCATCCACTCTGTCTCGACCACAGGTGTGCTTGGCAGCCAAATTGACCACAAAGAAGACCATCAGTCTTCGAGTGGAAACTGGAGCGGAAGCAGCTCAACATGCCCTTCACAGACCTCAGAAACACTACCACCAGCTGCCTCACCTCCCTTGACTGGTTCTTCACACTGTGATTCAGAACTGTCTCTCAACACTGGGTCTCATATAATTGACGATACTACTGGCTTCATTATTGACCCCTACCACATGGACAGGTCACAAGGTCAGGGACACAGGTCTAGTTCATTCACTTCTTCAGCTACAGATCAGATGGATGATGCAGGTGTTAGTACTGCTAGTGATGGGGAGTGGAACTGCAACCAGGACCAGCAGGATCAACCCTGTCCTCCAGACTTTAGCCCAAAGCGCTCTCGAGAAGATGAGAGTGGTATAAGTTGTCCCAGTTATTCTAGTGGAGAAACTTATGAATGCTTTAGTGGGCAAACTTCGGGTGAAACATTAGAGAGCTCTACACATTACACTGTTGACACGGAAGGCTTCTACACCTCTGTTCACTTGGACTGTGGTTTTAAAGGTAGCAGAAGCTATTGCAACTATGCAGCCATTGACCCCGACTGTGGCCCAAGTGGGAACATTGCACCTGGCATGGGTGAATACCCTCAACCAGATTACAAGGGAGTGAGTACACTTGGAAGAGGGTGTCTTTCTTTAAGAAAACCAAAGGCTAAGCCACCCCCACCAAAACGTAGCTCTTCTTTAAAGGAAACGAACAGCAGTGTGGATGTTCAAGAGCAGAATGAACCAAAGATTACTAGTGAGCTGCCCCTGCCTTTGTCTTCCAGGGAGATGAAGCTGCAGCTGGAGTTGGCTGGTTCTGACAGGCACCTTGACACTGCAGGTCTCTGTGACAAGCAGCTTGGCACCTGGGGTCTAGAGAATATCAGAGAAATGCTAGACTGCTCCTCTCCATTTAGTTCTTCTGACACACATTCTTTTAAGGATGAGGGTGCTGTGCAGTCAGACTATGCAGACCTTTGGCTCCTTAATGACTTGAAATCCAGTGATCCTTACAGGTCACTGTCCAACTCCAGCACTGCTACGGGTACAACAGTTATTGAATGTGTCAAGTCACCAGAGAATCTGGCAACTCAGGCCTGTTGCCCCAGGTCAAGACCCACCTCACCAACACTTCCACCACAAGAAGGTGACTTCAGACTGGGCTCTCCTGAGAGACTTGCAGCATTGGCATCCCCATCAAGTGGATATTCCAGTCAGTCAGAGACACCTACATCTTCCTTTCCATCTGCATTCTTCCCAGCTCCACTTTCCCCAACCAATGGCAAGAGGAAACCCAAAGTGCCAGAAAGAAAatcatcactctcctctcttcaacagcagcagcagcttgcCCATCGAGATGCAAGCTCTTCCTGCAGGAGAGATATGGATTCCCAGGCACCACCTAGTCACCTTGACCTAAGTGCTCTTCACACCAAGCCCTTTGCCCACAGGAACCAGATACACCTCCTTCATCAGAACAAACAGAaagcagctgcagcagcagctGCATTAGCAGAAGCTCGTGCTGCTGCAAGTGCAGAGGCTTCAAGCTCAAGCCACACGGCAATCACTGCAACTGTTCTGAGGTCAGTTCATCTGCGATCTACTGATAAACCAGCAGAGGGCAACCATGGTTCTGAGCACTCTAATGCTGATCAATCAACTCGACCCAAGTGTCCCACAGTAACAGTTGAGACTATGCCTGCTGACAATAGGTATAACAGGAAACCACCAGCCTACAAACCACCTGCTGTGCAGCAGTGTGAATCTCAGTGCCCACCTCCAGAAGCCATTGTTATACAACATGAGGGGATTAAAATCAGGCAGGAAAGGCATGGCCCGGGAACGTACTGGGCCATGACAGCATTCAGAACACCTGTGCAACCAACCAACGGACAAGAAGACTTCTTAACCCCAACAGCCCAGGCTTGTGAGACGCATGATGCTCAGCAAGAAGCAGAGTGCAAcaggtgtacagatgaggaaCAAGCATTGTCAGATGAAAGTGTTAAATGTGAACACAGTCAAGCACCCAGGCCACAACCTCTGGCAGAACCATCGTTGAAATTGAGCAGCACACTGTCTCCTCCTGCTTACAGTGAAATACGCAGGAGTGACTTTGTACTGTGCAACAGCCCAGATAAATTGCCCGCCAGAAGTTTAGAATCCTcgtcacacacttacacaatgGGTGACATCAAAAGCAAAGAGGAGGCGTATGAGACATGTGTCACTACCAGAAGTGCCTCACATGATGGACACGAGGACGAGTCAACCCCAGACACAGAAGACTACTTCAGCAAAG acTCAACGCCTAGTGACAATTCAAATTCTCCTCTGACTGACGACTCTAAGTTTGATGATGATAGTATATTCCCTTCGCCTAATAAACTACGCACAACTGAAGATCTGTTTGCCATGATACACAG atcgAAGAGGAAAGTTCTTGGGCGGAAAGACTCAGGGGAGCTCAATGGGAAGAGTCGTCTGGGTGTCGCTCCTGTCACTGGTCCAGTTAGTCATCCTGTGACATGTCCAATCATTCCAACTATCCCAGCTCCTGCATCCGGTTCTCAGAGAGCACCAGGACCCATTTACAGGAGTGCCAAAAAATCCAGCACCTCCAATGAGGAGTTTAAGTTACTGCTGCTGAAGAAGGGCAGTCGCACCGACTCCAGTTACCGCATGTCTGCAACAGAAATCCTCAAGAGCCCCATCACTCCCAAGTCCCCAGGTGAAATAGAGGCTTCCAGGCAACCAGAGGAACCCCCTTCACCAATGCAGGAGTCTCCAGCCAGCACAGAGCCACTCCCCAGTACTTTCCCCAAGGCAAATATTGAGGGTTTCTCTACAAAAACCCTTACTATGTCTGCTGCCTCCAGGCAAGGTCGTTCTAGGGTCCCACCTGCAGCCAGCAGCAGCAGGTACAGTACTCGCAGCCGGCTATACACTGCCCCCATGCAGGCAATCTCTGAAGGAGAAACTGAAAACTCTGATGGAAGTCCACATGATGACCGCTCCTCCTAG